The genomic segment AATAAGAAGTAGAACATCAGCAAACTTTTGGTTAATTTATCTAAAAACAGAGAGACTCGTGTAGGTAACCTCAGGAGGATATTGGACTTGATAAAATTCAATTTGTGAATATGGTGAAGAGTCGAAGATTACCGGTGATTCCTTCGACAGACCTAGATCCTCCCGAAACACTGCAGGAGCTGGTCGAGGATCTGGAGACTTTCGTCAGAACAGCAACGGAGAGGAGGAAGAATCCCTCGGAGCCAAGCCGTGAAGCCCCTTCCGGAGTCTTCCCTGGAATGAAGATTTAGTTGGCCCCAGGAACGAACGCCTTCAGAGCCAGAATCCAACGTCCGTTTGAAAAACTATGTATGGAGACAGCGAGAGTCTACGGGTATAACGCAACATTCATCATGATTGCCACTTACTGCTTTTTGCTACTAGTGCTGTATTTCTTGTGCTGTGACATGTACGCTTCAATCTGTGAGGACTGTTTTATATTGTCTGGTTCTCAACGGATTAATGTTGGCGTACAGGAAGTAATATCTTATAATATCGCGGATTCTCGGACTCCCTTAATCTTTGAGGAACAACCCAGCAACATTGATGCGCCTCGCTTTGCTCTCGCCATCCTTGGGATGGCATTGTTGGCGGGCTTGGCGCTCGCTGCTTTCTGTTGTTACCGGATTAAAGGAACCCGAGTTGACGACCTGAAAGAAATCGTTTCACTAGAAGACAGCATGGAAACGGAAGGTAGTGACGACAGTGAGGATGATGCAGAATTGGACAATGACGACGACCTGGACATCGAAATTGACGACGACGAAGACTGCCTGGAattggaagatgaagaagatatCGAACTGGACAATGATGACGACTTGCACCCTGAAATGGACGATGAAGCTAGGCTGGAAGACAGCCTCGAATTAAAGGAAATTTACGACACCGAAGATGACCTGAGCACGGAAACGGATGAAGAGATGAGACCAGAAGAGGACCTGGATAATTGTGAAGTCGCCGCAACACAAATGGAACACCTCTGGAAAGATGCTCAACAGGAGATCGAACTGCTCCGAAAGCAGCTACTGGAAAGAGATCTGCTGCTTGAAAAGAAAGAAGACGAGGGCAAGGAAATGAAAGGTCAtttcgaaaagaaaataaatgagagagacgaAAAAATCGTCAACCTCCTCCAACAAGATGAACAATTCAGAGGTGAAAAGTGCCTGTTGGAACAGGATTTAAGATTGGCTCTAGATCAGCTGGAAACGACGGAAAGGACAAAGAAAGAGCAGACATCGAAAATAAACTCACTGGAGAACCACCTGCAGGAGAAAGACCTCTTGCTCAAGAGGAGAAACGAGGAGGAGAGCGAGATAAGACGGCTCTTCCAGCAGGAGAtggctgaaaaagagagagacctggagGCCACCTTACAGAAGGAAGCAGAACTCAGCCTGAAATTAAAGGAAAGCGAAATTACTAACGAGTTACTTGACTTGGAGAACGAAGAGTTCTGTATGATGACTGAAGAGTTGAGGAACGTTTtagctgagaaagagaaggaagtccACCTTCTGAAAGAATCCCTCGCCTTTAAAACTAAAGAATTGGAGGAAGGTCAAGACCAGCGTGAAATAATAAAGAGACGAGTGAAGGAAGTTGAGGATGACAACTCGACTCTCCGAGAAAAGTTGAGGATCGCTGAAGCGGAGAATGTTAACATTCAGCAGATATTAGGATTTGAGCTTCAAGCGATGAAGAACTGGATGGCCGAACTAGAAAGAGAAAATGCAAAGAGTAAAGAAGAGTTAGAAGGAAAGGAGCTGAAAATAACGTTACTGGAAGAATCTTTAGAACAGAAGGAAACCATTCTGCAAGATGCTCTCCATCACTGGAAAGACACTGAAAAGTTGTTGGAAGGCgcaaaggaaaaagagaaggCGATGGAGGCTTCTCTAACGACCTTAGAAGCAGAGCTCCAGAAGAGGAACCTTCAAATCGAAGATTTCCTCACAAAAGAAGAACAGTCAAGGTGTGAACAACACGAATTCGAGGATAAACTAGACCTAGCTCTCCATTATGCAATGGAGCTGCAGACATTGCTAAAGGAAGCAGAAGAAAGGGAGAGGAAAATCAAAGATGATTTAGAAGAACAGATGAAAAAACACCATCTATTAGCTAAAGAAAAGGAAGATAAAGAGACTGAAATAAAAAGGCAACATCAGGAGAGACTGAGGCAAAAGGACATAGAAACAGAGAAGCAGCGTGAATGCCTGGAGGAACTCCAGGATAACTTGGAAAGTGCTCTGCGTCAAGAACAGAGCCTGGAACGCTTGCTGGAATCTAAAGAAGAGGACCTCATCTgtttgaagaagaaggagagtgaAGCCCAGCTGGAAGTGCAGCGACTTCTCAAGGACTGCGATATGCTGAAAGAAAAGATTCAGCTACAGGAGCAGAATAGAATGAGAGAAGAAAATCGTCTCAGGGAGCAGCTAAGAACACAGGAGGAGGCTTTGAGGGAACATGACAAATACATGTTGATGATGTTTCTACATGGGACTGCTCAGAGGAATTTCCAGCTGGAACACATTGCGCTGGAACATGGATATGATATGATTGAAGAAGGGAAGCGAGAAAAGTGCACAGAAGGAACAATAGGAAGGGAAGACACAGGGAGTGAGGAAGACCCCTGTGAGAAGGCCCGTGAGACAGAAGAGAAACAACGTAAGGAGTACTGGAATGCCCAGCGGGAGAAGAACGAGGATTACGAGAGACAATGGGAGGGCCTCAAGCACATTGTGGAAGATGTTCTTCACGGAGATGAATAAAGATCTTCAGAATATTCATCTTTCACTGAGGAGGAAGGCAATGGCTGCTGAGTTCCCCCAACTCATCAGCCAAGGCACTGTCTCAAGGAACGAACAAACTCACCTGGTGAGAGTCAAAGGAAGAATTTTCTGGaggtaggaggacaagctctcagtatgAGAGCGAAAAGCTATTTGGAagtaggaggacaagctctcagcttgagagccaacagcagtttggaggctggaggaagagctctcagcttgagagccaacagctgttcataGATTAGAGGATGAAGCTCTCAGTTTCAGAGCCCAAATCTGTTCAGAGAACCAGAAggcgtaagttcaatgccttttatatatgcaaaacatgggttatgcaatgcataatgggttaaatacttgcatatactactgtggcaacctctggcgcggcgtaaaaacccgtaagttcaatgcctttcatatatgcaaaacatgggttatgc from the Macrobrachium nipponense isolate FS-2020 chromosome 42, ASM1510439v2, whole genome shotgun sequence genome contains:
- the LOC135213278 gene encoding trichohyalin-like, which encodes MYASICEDCFILSGSQRINVGVQEVISYNIADSRTPLIFEEQPSNIDAPRFALAILGMALLAGLALAAFCCYRIKGTRVDDLKEIVSLEDSMETEGSDDSEDDAELDNDDDLDIEIDDDEDCLELEDEEDIELDNDDDLHPEMDDEARLEDSLELKEIYDTEDDLSTETDEEMRPEEDLDNCEVAATQMEHLWKDAQQEIELLRKQLLERDLLLEKKEDEGKEMKGHFEKKINERDEKIVNLLQQDEQFRGEKCLLEQDLRLALDQLETTERTKKEQTSKINSLENHLQEKDLLLKRRNEEESEIRRLFQQEMAEKERDLEATLQKEAELSLKLKESEITNELLDLENEEFCMMTEELRNVLAEKEKEVHLLKESLAFKTKELEEGQDQREIIKRRVKEVEDDNSTLREKLRIAEAENVNIQQILGFELQAMKNWMAELERENAKSKEELEGKELKITLLEESLEQKETILQDALHHWKDTEKLLEGAKEKEKAMEASLTTLEAELQKRNLQIEDFLTKEEQSRCEQHEFEDKLDLALHYAMELQTLLKEAEERERKIKDDLEEQMKKHHLLAKEKEDKETEIKRQHQERLRQKDIETEKQRECLEELQDNLESALRQEQSLERLLESKEEDLICLKKKESEAQLEVQRLLKDCDMLKEKIQLQEQNRMREENRLREQLRTQEEALREHDKYMLMMFLHGTAQRNFQLEHIALEHGYDMIEEGKREKCTEGTIGREDTGSEEDPCEKARETEEKQRKEYWNAQREKNEDYERQWEGLKHIVEDVLHGDE